From the Mangifera indica cultivar Alphonso chromosome 10, CATAS_Mindica_2.1, whole genome shotgun sequence genome, one window contains:
- the LOC123226813 gene encoding LRR receptor-like serine/threonine-protein kinase RGI5, translating into MEKYLFLCIFLAFLLHFSTLSFVHARVTDISTDKQALLALKARISHDPTNLLASNWSTNSSVCHWMGITCGACHLRVTALNIAHLGLTATLPPQLGNLSFLARLDITNNSFHGSLPEEYAQLRRLKYLSLSFNKLSGELPASIFDNLPNLQLLYLNSNILEGKIPSILSKCRSLQHLNLSNNNFIGVIPKEIGNLTQLRLVYLGFNKLQGQIPTELGNLAKLEVLSLVNNSLTGTIPNSLGLCGMLRSLLLSNNQLQEHIPREIGNLTLIKRLYLSWNKLTGK; encoded by the exons ATGGAGAAATATCTATTTCTCTGCATTTTCTTGGCTTTCTTACTTCATTTTTCGACACTTTCCTTCGTTCATGCACGAGTAACCGACATTTCCACAGACAAGCAAGCTCTTCTTGCCCTGAAAGCTCGTATAAGCCATGATCCAACCAATTTGTTGGCCAGCAATTGGTCCACAAATTCTTCTGTTTGTCATTGGATGGGCATAACTTGTGGTGCTTGTCACCTTCGAGTAACAGCTTTGAATATTGCTCACTTGGGTCTCACAGCCACCCTTCCTCCTCAACTGGGAAATCTATCTTTCCTTGCAAGGCTAGATATCACAAACAACAGCTTTCATGGCTCTCTCCCTGAGGAATACGCTCAGTTACGTCGACTGAAATACCTTAGTTTAAGCTTTAATAAATTATCGGGTGAACTCCCTGCAAGCATTTTTGATAATCTTCCCAATTTGCAACTGCTTTATTTGAATTCTAACATATTGGAAGGAAAAATACCATCGATCTTATCAAAATGCAGAAGCTTGCAACACTTGAACTTGtcaaacaataatttcataGGAGTCATTCcgaaagaaattggaaacttgactCAACTGAGACTGGTCTATCTTGGATTCAACAAACTCCAAG GACAAATTCCAACAGAGCTTGGCAATCTTGCGAAGCTGGAGGTATTATCACTGGTAAATAATTCCTTAACAGGAACTATTCCAAATAGCTTGGGGCTATGTGGAATGCTTCGTTCTCTTCTGTTGTCGAACAACCAATTGCAAGAACATATTCCGAGAGAAATTGGGAACTTGACATTAATCAAGCGTCTATATCTAAGCTGGAATAAATTAACAGGTAAATAA